CAGGTCGCTCGCGCGTATACGGGAGAAATGGCGCTGGTTCGGGTTCATCAGAAACCGGCTGCCGTCTTCATTGACGGCAAGACTGAAATGATTGGCAACGGCTTCATGCAGATTATACTTCACGGCCCACCGAAAGGCACATGCCAGATCGACACGGTCATCGTAATGGTCAATGTTGGTGCGGTCACGCCGCATTGTAGTTACGCTCATCTGCTACCTCCATCATGTGCGGCCGGTAAAAAGTGCCGACGGAACCGACCGTCACCGCCCTTAAGTGTGTGGGCAATTCCCACTG
The Parvularculales bacterium DNA segment above includes these coding regions:
- a CDS encoding class II aldolase/adducin family protein encodes the protein MSVTTMRRDRTNIDHYDDRVDLACAFRWAVKYNLHEAVANHFSLAVNEDGSRFLMNPNQRHFSRIRASDL